Proteins encoded together in one Acanthopagrus latus isolate v.2019 chromosome 19, fAcaLat1.1, whole genome shotgun sequence window:
- the zbtb14 gene encoding zinc finger and BTB domain-containing protein 14 isoform X1 — protein sequence MATVQGPMTETVKYVDDEHKSIFLKLLNEQRLEGEHCDIAVVVEDVKFRAHRCVLAACSNYFKKLFKKHEVDNSSVIEIDFIRSDIFEEVLNYMYTAKISVKKRDVNLMMSSGQILGIRFLDKLCSQKRDVSSEDKEKFPYDIVKMALPPEAQLAADAEVLGEHDDTPTTDDLVEASANQELDKSPSAALRVQEAILKELTNEDVHKVTCYDQDVVTEMEAEPKELGAEHHATQTLTFADSMGEVKDEQPPGWSTATTDMKFEYLLYGHREQLACQVCGKNFLDESRLRKHEKLHSAERPFACEICTKAFTTHAHLKEHLKIHTGFKPYRCDVCGKSFIRAPDLKKHERVHSNERPFACQMCEKAFKHKSHLKDHERRHRGEKPFVCPSCTKAFAKASDLKRHENNMHSERKQLNPLQSDTETLQAAAMAAEEQHLDTISCS from the exons ATGGCGACAGTCCAGGGACCA ATGACGGAGACAGTGAAGTACGTGGACGACGAACATAAGAGCATCttcctgaagctgctgaatgaGCAGCGACTGGAGGGCGAACACTGTGACATCGCTGTGGTGGTCGAAGACGTCAAGTTCCGTGCTCACCGCTGTGTGCTCGCCGCCTGCTCCAACTACTTCAAAAAACTCTTCAAAAAACACGAG GTGGACAACTCTTCGGTGATTGAGATCGACTTCATCCGCTCAGATATCTTCGAGGAGGTGTTGAACTACATGTACACAGCGAAGATCTCCGTCAAGAAGAGAGACGTCAAcctcatgatgtcatcaggacAGATCCTCGGGATCCGCTTCCTAGACAAACTCTGCTCTCAg AAACGAGACGTGTCATCGGAGGACAAAGAGAAGTTTCCCTATGACATTGTAAAGATGGCGCTGCCACCAGAGGCTCAGCTGGCTGCTGATGCTGAG gtaCTGGGAGAGCATGACGACACACCCACCACAGATGACCTTGTTGAGgcctcagccaatcaggagctaGATAAGTCTCCCAGTGCGGCGCTACGTGTCCAGGAAGCCATCCTGAAAGAGCTGACCAATGAGGACGTAcacaag GTAACTTGCTACGACCAGGATGTGGTGACAGAGATGGAGGCGGAGCCTAAAGAGCTGGGGGCGGAGCACCATGCCACCCAGACACTGACGTTCGCAGACAGTATGGGCGAGGTGAAGGACGAGCAGCCGCCGGGCTGGTCAACCGCCACGACCGACATGAAGTTTGAGTACCTGCTGTACGGACACCGAGAGCAGCTCGCCTGCCAGGTGTGTGGGAAGAACTTCCTGGACGAGAGCAGGCTCAG GAAACATGAGAAGCTTCATTCAGCAGAGCGTCCATTCGCCTGTGAGATCTGCACCAAAGCTTTCACCACCCATGCTCACCTGAAAG AACACCTGAAGATCCACACAGGCTTCAAACCGTACAGGTGTGACGTTTGTGGGAAATCATTCATTCGAGCTCCGGACCTGAAGAAGCACGAGCGAGTTCACAGCAATGAGAGGCCGTTTGCCTGCCAGATGTGTGAAAAG GCATTTAAACACAAGTCTCACCTGAAGGATCAcgagaggagacacagaggagagaaaccgTTTGTCTGTCCATCCTGCACCAAGGCCTTTGCCAAG GCGTCAGATCTGAAGCGTCATGAGAACAACATGcacagtgagaggaaacagctgaacCCACTGCAGAGCgacacagagacactgcaggCCGCCGCCATGGCTGCTGAGGAGCAACATCTGGacaccatcagctgctcctAA
- the zbtb14 gene encoding zinc finger and BTB domain-containing protein 14 isoform X2: MTETVKYVDDEHKSIFLKLLNEQRLEGEHCDIAVVVEDVKFRAHRCVLAACSNYFKKLFKKHEVDNSSVIEIDFIRSDIFEEVLNYMYTAKISVKKRDVNLMMSSGQILGIRFLDKLCSQKRDVSSEDKEKFPYDIVKMALPPEAQLAADAEVLGEHDDTPTTDDLVEASANQELDKSPSAALRVQEAILKELTNEDVHKVTCYDQDVVTEMEAEPKELGAEHHATQTLTFADSMGEVKDEQPPGWSTATTDMKFEYLLYGHREQLACQVCGKNFLDESRLRKHEKLHSAERPFACEICTKAFTTHAHLKEHLKIHTGFKPYRCDVCGKSFIRAPDLKKHERVHSNERPFACQMCEKAFKHKSHLKDHERRHRGEKPFVCPSCTKAFAKASDLKRHENNMHSERKQLNPLQSDTETLQAAAMAAEEQHLDTISCS; this comes from the exons ATGACGGAGACAGTGAAGTACGTGGACGACGAACATAAGAGCATCttcctgaagctgctgaatgaGCAGCGACTGGAGGGCGAACACTGTGACATCGCTGTGGTGGTCGAAGACGTCAAGTTCCGTGCTCACCGCTGTGTGCTCGCCGCCTGCTCCAACTACTTCAAAAAACTCTTCAAAAAACACGAG GTGGACAACTCTTCGGTGATTGAGATCGACTTCATCCGCTCAGATATCTTCGAGGAGGTGTTGAACTACATGTACACAGCGAAGATCTCCGTCAAGAAGAGAGACGTCAAcctcatgatgtcatcaggacAGATCCTCGGGATCCGCTTCCTAGACAAACTCTGCTCTCAg AAACGAGACGTGTCATCGGAGGACAAAGAGAAGTTTCCCTATGACATTGTAAAGATGGCGCTGCCACCAGAGGCTCAGCTGGCTGCTGATGCTGAG gtaCTGGGAGAGCATGACGACACACCCACCACAGATGACCTTGTTGAGgcctcagccaatcaggagctaGATAAGTCTCCCAGTGCGGCGCTACGTGTCCAGGAAGCCATCCTGAAAGAGCTGACCAATGAGGACGTAcacaag GTAACTTGCTACGACCAGGATGTGGTGACAGAGATGGAGGCGGAGCCTAAAGAGCTGGGGGCGGAGCACCATGCCACCCAGACACTGACGTTCGCAGACAGTATGGGCGAGGTGAAGGACGAGCAGCCGCCGGGCTGGTCAACCGCCACGACCGACATGAAGTTTGAGTACCTGCTGTACGGACACCGAGAGCAGCTCGCCTGCCAGGTGTGTGGGAAGAACTTCCTGGACGAGAGCAGGCTCAG GAAACATGAGAAGCTTCATTCAGCAGAGCGTCCATTCGCCTGTGAGATCTGCACCAAAGCTTTCACCACCCATGCTCACCTGAAAG AACACCTGAAGATCCACACAGGCTTCAAACCGTACAGGTGTGACGTTTGTGGGAAATCATTCATTCGAGCTCCGGACCTGAAGAAGCACGAGCGAGTTCACAGCAATGAGAGGCCGTTTGCCTGCCAGATGTGTGAAAAG GCATTTAAACACAAGTCTCACCTGAAGGATCAcgagaggagacacagaggagagaaaccgTTTGTCTGTCCATCCTGCACCAAGGCCTTTGCCAAG GCGTCAGATCTGAAGCGTCATGAGAACAACATGcacagtgagaggaaacagctgaacCCACTGCAGAGCgacacagagacactgcaggCCGCCGCCATGGCTGCTGAGGAGCAACATCTGGacaccatcagctgctcctAA